The sequence CACTCGATTGATCTATAAATCTCGAGAATGCATCGATAGATAAAAGGCtccattaacgttcaaaatctaacatgatttcgtgacggtctccaattTGAGAttctctgatttgacacccagtcaggtatctggcacccccaatcctacccactacgtttgacaatagccaacatctttgagtttcccattgttctattgaaattgggtttcccactgacaattctattttgtaaacaaaccattattccgaactgattttttccaaatggacgtatatatttttcaccatttttcgagaacttgtgcgaaagtatgaatgcgaggtgtgtttgaacaagaatattgatgcctttaataaatgttcatatttcgatcggcaccaagcgctctacttcgccaaaatattacgatatttgaaacatattttcattggGAGGTTTTCGATGACTATAATTACGTCTTCGtgttaaattaatcgatgattttgatgctggcatcaaaaacatggccgcttcgcagacccctgcACCCAGTACCTTCCGATaaaagacgttgtccaacgtcaaaatgTTGGACGTTGAACAATCGCATAACGCCGTGTAACGCATTCTTTTATATCAATCTTGAATAAAATGACAATCATGTAAATGTCAAGTGATTGAAGTTTTGGTGGTGTCACTTGCTTTTTCACgtccagggatgccagatatacagacatgtctgtatttatacagacttttggtcttgcatacagacGTCGtgcagattacagacattatacagacttttgattgatgttacagacttttacagacatttgttatctttggaaaaaaccaaagcagaaaaaatcatgaaaacctGAGAATCTCCGATGATGATTCCAGTATAAATTATAACCTAATGTTGCTTCTGAAAACATTACGTAGGGAATCCTGAGAGAACAACACcaaagaaaatcgaatgaatttttctGAGGACCCCGCAATTTTAGTTCGGAATGCTTGAAGTAAGCCTGGAATATGTTTAAATGTATATTCTTTGGAATCATTGTACAAacttcataaatattttatAAGTAATTCGAAGGTGAACTTGGATACTTGAATGGAAGAACTTGATTTTACAAGCATCCGCTGACAAAATGCACCTCAGAGTTGCTAACGTCACAGACATTGTAGATAGTACAGAAAGGGTTCCTGCCGAAATTATGCAAGAacctttttttttcgattcgGAGCCGGGAGATGATCTGCTGTTCTTTAAAATAGGGAACATGTCCACGCCGATGTGGTCCCTTTAATTTTCCGGAGGTAAACGGATGTAGTTGTCCAGTTTTTCCCAGTTTTCTCAAATGATTTTCTTCATGCAGGTTTTGACATCACTAAACTGGACGGATGTCGTGAAATGTTGGCGACTTCGGCAAGGAGATCTGCCTTGTTGTTGCCAGGCACTCCACAGTGCCCCAGGATCCAAGGAAAGGGAGCATGTTCGCTAAGATGCTTTGGAACCTGTTGTGCTTAGGCTTATCACTCTGGAATGTGGAGATGGTGCTGGCAGAGTCTAAAAGTACGAGGATGGGTTCCCTGGTCGGGTAGAATACGACGCCGTGGCTGCTCGAGCCACGCCGAGGCAGTCCGAGATAGTGAAACCAGTCCCAGTGACCAAAACGCCGACTCCCCTCATCCGTAAAACTGTGTTCATAGTTGTGGAAATATCTGTGGCTCAACCACCGACCTTCTAAGAGCCACAGAATTGTCACCCCCCCGGGAATTGCAAACTATTTATATTCGCCGCAGGCCGTAGTGTGTCGATTCCGGCCCCCTTCAGCTAGGAGAGGAATCTTGTATTCTCCAGCAGTGGCTGCGGCGAACTAGCCGCACGGTGGCAAAAAGGCAGAATGCCAGCCTCGGCACAGGCAGACTCGTCTGGTGTTGCGAGTAACAATTCAGAGACAACTCGAACGTAGGAATTGAAGGGCCTCCTGTTGTTGGTTCGATGAGGATGAGGCAAGGTCCGAACCACGTTGTCTCTGCTCCGACAATTTACTTTGAGTTCGCGGAAGTGCGAAAGGAACGAGAGTCTCCGATCAATGGTGACTCCGAGAACTTCCACAATCTTTTTGTTGGAGATGGGTTagtcacccaaccagcggaatgGTGACGTGTCCTCGAACGCATTTGCTGGTTGTCAGAGTCTACCAAGTTCCGGACAAAAGCAAGGAGGTTGCCGGAGAATCCCCATTCTTGCCACTGTTAGCAGTCCTGATGAAGGCCTTGGAATTGTTCTAGATCCGCGTGCTTGCCGTCGTTGTAGGCGTTGTACCGTACATCTTCCAGATATGCGAAGTATGTGCCCGTGCCGTATTCCGGGCGGAACGCTTGTTAACGAAAGCTGAACCTATTATCGACTTCTAATTTACAACCGCTGCCTGCCAAACCTTTCCACGGCTTTGAAGACACCTCTTGTCAGAAATAGGCCGGTACATTTTGACATCTCGAGAGGAAATGTTTTTTTGTGGATGGGTACAACGAGGCTTTTCCGCCATTCATCCGGAAAGATTCAATCAGACTATGCTTGGTTGATCAACCCCAGAACCAGATTTTGGCGGAGTTGGGAATATTTTTGATGATGCAATAACCAACAGTCTTCCCAAACGAACATCAAACACGCTAAGTACAGCTGTTCGTATACTCCATCTGTACCCTTGCTTCGTGTTTGTACGCATACGCACGAAAAGTATACTTGTACCCGAACTTGCGTTCGAGTTTCATTTTGTACATATGTACTGTACATCTGTACAGCACACTTGTAAAATCTGGCTGTAAAATTGGCTGTTGAATAGAATTCCAGAAGCTTCTCGAACAAAACAAATGTAGACAGTGAACAAAATCATAGATGTGCGGATACAAGAATATTTGGGTTCTCAATATTTGCATGAGGATTGCTACTGTAGAACGCTCAGTGAACTGTTCATGCAAAAATTAAGTTTATATCTATCAAGTGTTGCCCTCTTCACTTTGGGTAAATTCATGCCTTGAAAATGCCCCCTCTCCCTAAATACGCTATTTTTTGTCAACATTTTGACAACCATTAAATTCTTGACCGAAAACACCGTCAAAAATCGGTCATCATGTTGTCCTATTTTGTTGCACTTTCTTGGTTATGGCATGTGCAGATTACGAATATagtcatctttcttcttctatatttaaaatgagttttcatttcctttgaggcaataaaACTCACGAACGAATGGACCGATTGGCAAAATTTTCTCACTACtagattcgttttgggatcatCTGTGTTTGTATATAATAAGAGTTGATTAATTAGAGGGGGAAgatgaaaaattgtcaaaatgcaaCGGTTTCAAAAGTTCCGAAGAAAACCATCAAACTTGAACTGAAACCGATCTAGAGTACGGCGCTGCAATCAATTAAATGATTGACAGTTATGGATGTTTcccgagcaagatcgggcaAGTTCGACTAGGTTCATATAATTTTAAAAGGAAATGAGGTGTGTGACCTTTGATATCAACCTATACTCTTTATTGAGTAATAGAGCGCTATTACGTGCCTAATATGTTATGTATGGTAGTTTCTAACACGATGCCGGTTTTTGACAATATAATGCGATGCATCCATGAGGGGTGTTCATGAATTACGTGACGCTATAGAGGGTGGAAGGGCTTAGCGTCAAGCGTTATGACTCagacaaaatatttaaattatccATACGCAATGTGCTACAAAGGAGGGCCTGCATACGCCCGATTTtttgttacgtaatttgtgagcgGCACCATACGGCAACGAGAAATGTTCTCTTCCGATAGACAATAGACAATTTAGTTTTATTACGAAAACTTTATCGGAGAATCGAGAAATTGTTCCGCTGATCTATGAGTATACATAGTATTTATAATTATGCGCTTTCTATTCCTTCTCTATGGAATGTACACGCTCAAAAAAGTTGTATAGTGGGATGTGGATCGaggtcaattttttcaaaatcttctgTTCTCTTTATTATTCTTACGTAATGTTGAAAACCCATGTCAATTGGTCATTAACGCCATGAAAAAGTTTTGCTCCATTAGAAAAATATTCGAATAAAAAACCTTTCAGATCCACCCATCACTGCGCATCTTCATATCAGCGTGTACAGTTTCCGAATTCCATTTTGTCCTTTCTCTTCGTCTCTTACTCGATCGACTCACGGACCGCTCGGACCTGAAAGCAAGTTTGTACATGTGTTTTGTACTTAAGTACAAGTTTGCTTAGGCAGGTACTGGGTATCGCGTTGTACTCGAGTACGGCAATAATTCACGTTCAGTGTTCAACACGAGTTGATAAAAATGTACTTGAGTTGAACTTCACACATGTTCGTGGGAAGACTGATAACCAACCATATCGAGACCTGATGATTTTCCATTACTCATTGAGAGAGCGAAGGCAACTGTTAGGCGGAAAACGCAGAATTGAAATAGGCGTTTTGTGAATCCAGGGGGACTAGAAAAATGTAGAATGTGCGCTGAATCTCAGCTAGATAATCGCTAACGGAAACTAAATGAATTgcaatcatttttattatacattattgataatttcatggaacgaaaaattatttcgaatttcagaTTATTGAAGCCTTGATattcaataatatcaaaaatgtaTGGTTTTGAGTAATTTTCTATTTCCAGTATACCTCTGAAGCcccatacagacaaatacagacattttactGAGATTAACACagacatttaaaaattgtatctggcatccctgttcACGTCCATTATTCAACGAGTTTGTTCTTCAGAAAAGCACTGGTAAGTTGTTTGAATTTACCTATTTTTGCTGtaattttcatctatttttgtAATATTGCAGAAAATGTTCGCCCGCGCAGCCGCTATCTCCCGTTCCGGAATGACCAACCTTGTCCGGTACTCGCACTCACACGGCGGAATCCCCGGTGAGGTAAGTGCAATCCACATTATATAATATGGCAGATTCTTAGCTGGAGCTAAATGCATTACAATCAGTTCACAACAAAATTGAGTAATCCAACGTTTCTCATTTGCAGAACCTGCCATTCAGCTTGACCAACCGCTACAAGCTGACGGCGTTGTTCATCGTTTTCTGTGGATCCGGCCTGGGAGCTCCCTTCTTCATCCTGCGGCATCAGCTGCTGAAGCAGTAATTTATTAGAGCTATTCTAGTACTGCAATGGCCCCTACGTTAGTGGTAGGATGGGCGATTGCGACCAGTTTGATAACTTCTCTGGTTTAAATCCTTATTCGATTTGAATTAATTGTGAGGCCGTGAATAAAACAAGGATAGTTAAATatcaatttgtttttcttttacagGAAAAAtcggtttgaattggttttcttTCTATTCTTGCCATAAGACACGAAACTCACacgcccaaaaaaaaatccaagtacATGCAGAATTTGTATATAACGGTTGCAACAAACAAGCCATTGGTATGGTTGTTCTAGAAATAACGAAGCAGATATGATCAGGATATGAGCTAATTGTGGAGCATTCATTAAAATTCCTATGTTCAGGCGTATAGATGTATTTATGGAGTACTGATTTCTATTATTCGGTAGTTTTGCAATGACACTATTGAAACTGATGAGCAAAAGGTAGAAGGTAACTCTTTTCAAAATTAGAgacgaaagagaaagaaaaacagTTTCAATCATTCGTCATATATTGCTGAAAACTTCGGATCAATTATTGACATGCTTCCATTGATTTTcctctaagtttttttttattatagatGACTCATATTGTCTATGTCTAATAAGCTATCTTcacatccgaatttccagtCTTCAATTCAGGCTGTCGATTACATTCGATCAAATGTTGCAACTTTAGCGCTCTGGAAGGAAAAGCAATATCACACTTCCGACACTGCTCAAGCCTCTTTCGTGCTCCCCTCAGCTGCCCCAATAAGACCCCAGGAATGGGTTTGACCCGCATATTTGTCTTGATGCCATGCTTAATTAACATGTGCCGATTGTACTGCGCGTGATTTCGCAAGTCCTTATTGCAGCACATGTAGTCTTCTCGATAGGTGATGCACAGGTGGTCGTCGAAGGTATCCTGGGTGGTATATATCGAGAGGCACACTGAGCATTCCAAGGGCTTTGGATTTCCATGCCGCATTTGGTGAATGTTCAACTTTCCCTGGCTGTCAAATGTTGCCACGCAGATGTCACAAATGAAAGTGCTCTGAATCTAAAAAGGAACACGAAGATTTTAGTAAACTTTTTCAACGCAATCAACTAATGATTACTGTTACATGATGAACTCGTTCGGTGTGATCCCGCAGAGCAATTTTTTGGTCGAATGTTTTTTCACAGTGTTCACAGGGATGACGAATAGCTAAATGGACACGCGTCGTGTGGTTCCTCAGTGTGTTTTTAGTGTTAAATCGTGCCGAACACTGCGGACAAGAGTACTTCCGTTCATTTCTATGCTGCTCCATGTGCCGTGTCAAACGGCTTGCCCTGTATGTCGAACGATTTACATATTAAACAAAAATGTCATATGGGGCAAACAAGAAAACTTCTCGCataacatatgattacggcttataaaccaaaaccatgatttttcattttctagcataaacgattgctttgtaaattattttttatcgtaggtaaaactccgtacttaatatctcttaagaaacacatttattgctattttgagtgaacgtctcatgaacaatttgcaccatagtggtttttaagtcctttgttggcgcccttaactaccatgcggaatgtttgctttggtttttaggccgttcactttatattgtttatttagaaaaactagcttcaagttatttaaaaatgtagattcttactaggtttttgatatatcgcatagcagaacttCTCTGGctaacaaatcaaaacaaacccgATGGTGTTACTAGCTTTGAGCAAACGGCTTAAAAACCAGACGTGTTGCCGGTAATGCGAGTAAACGGCGCAACTtttgttttagctgaaattttgaagatttcgaatagtttttcaattaatctttATCTGCTGAtataatataaccatttacgTATGGCATTGACATGGTTTTTGCAATGAAATAAGCTTCTacttcaataaatgaattaaattacttgaaaacttgaacctcatttttctcggttcagcattgttggtttttcggccctaatcatatgttgctcgagaCTTTATGGTTTGATttacaattaatttttttttgaatcacaatttaaaatttaaaggttTTCTAAATTGcccaaaaattagaaaataaactTGGAAATGTAAAATTAGTTTTGGTCTCTCATGGCAAGGTTCATTATACTTACGTCCGAAAAGACAAGCCACATACTTCGCATTTCTTCTTCAAATTATCGCTCTTGTGGAACAGCAAATGCGACTTGAAAGCCAAACGCGTGAGAGAGGTGTAGTCGCAGTACTCGCAAGCATACTTTGCCGTTTCGCCATGTCGTTCCATGTGCACCTTCAATGAATAGGAATTTTTGAGCGATAATCCACATACCTCACACATCGCCCGTTTCGTTGCCAGCGACTGAGGGTGCATCGAGCTGTGGTGCGAGCGCAATTCCTCTTTTGTCTTGCACACCAACTTGCAATCAGGGCACGAGTAGATTCGATTTTCACGCTTTTCGTGAACAGCCTTATGGCGATCAATTGTCAATCGATATTTGGTTTTAAAATCACACTTGTCGCATGACCACGGTTCTGGTAGATAAATGCCATCCGAATAAATTTTCGGACGTCCACGAGGTCGACTGTCTGGGCTTTTTATCTTGGTTGATTTCGCTTTGggattttttctctttttgaGTGGTCTATCATCTTCACTGGATGATTCCTTGAAATCAGGATTATAATTAGCCTCTTCACTTGAATATACTTCAGGTTTAGTTTCCAAATCACTTCCTTCGGGACATTGATAATCAAAGTATTCCTCTATAGTTTCTTCCTGCAAGCTCTTACATTTTATCTCTTCTTTAATAAATATTTCCAATTTAGCAAAATTGTACGATTCAAATTCCTGCAGAATATCTTCGACGCTTGGCTCCACCTTGTTACACAACGAAAGCTCATTGAAGAGAGTGTTGAGCTCATCTTTACTATCTCGGAATAGAACTTCTAATGGCTCAGTCTTTGAATGCTTGAGATCAACTAGCGCTTCCATAAAACGATGGATAAGAATCAACCTTTTCCGGTATACTGCGAATTCCGTAAGCTGATCCAAACAAACATCACACACAAACTTAGGAAGGTAAATCATCTTGTCCTGCAGGATAATATAGAATACAAACTTAAATATATTAGCATTACTTAGTAGCTCACTTGCAAAATTATCGAATCCAATAAAAACGTACCAATAACAACTCCGAAATATAGAACCGCACGGTACCTGTAAGCTCCAAACTTACCTCAGCGATACGAAACGTAACTTCATCCAGAAAAGTTTCAACCCGCATTGTGATCTGTTCGAAGCTGCCATTGATTGGATATAATGAACTGCATTCCGTTTTCATACAAAGTCGGCAAACATTTggaaaattcattaaattaaACACCGTCATAGTTTAGCTATCGTAAAGATTTTCTCAATTCATACAATGTTTTGaagatgaaaaacaaaaacaattttgcAAGAGGAGCGAAGACGCGGCCCTGCGGTGCATGTTGTTACACCGTCATCAGTAAGTAGCATTGGGCGATTGTGTGTCTATATACACGGAGAAAAAACAATATAgtttgaaacaaacaaaatgttaatgatatggaaatgctaataaatatcatcttccacacttagacgtacatgttcatgatagaataaggctccgtcagacgttgcaagcaaatcactcgtgcgagcgaatgatttctgagaGCACTCGCATTTGCAGTCACACGTAGCAGTTTTTTACTTTAAGCAAATGTCAGATTTAGtctcatgcaaatataaacaaaaacgaaaaacttgtttttcggccacaaaatctaatttcatttctatttttgcaatgcaacactgccacctgaaaacgtttccacttttgcgagcgaaaaatttgctagtgctgcactagcaagcgcaatttcgtttctgcgagttgaaaatttttaacgcttagcagtcacacattgcaagcgagcgtttgcttacgagttgtcatttgtttgcatgcaatcactttcagtgtagtcagacaggcaaatttttgacagttgtcactttttgcgagcaaaatgctcgttgcgagtga comes from Armigeres subalbatus isolate Guangzhou_Male chromosome 2, GZ_Asu_2, whole genome shotgun sequence and encodes:
- the LOC134210139 gene encoding cytochrome c oxidase subunit 7C, mitochondrial-like, whose product is MFARAAAISRSGMTNLVRYSHSHGGIPGENLPFSLTNRYKLTALFIVFCGSGLGAPFFILRHQLLKQ
- the LOC134210137 gene encoding zinc finger protein 425-like; this encodes MTVFNLMNFPNVCRLCMKTECSSLYPINGSFEQITMRVETFLDEVTFRIAEDKMIYLPKFVCDVCLDQLTEFAVYRKRLILIHRFMEALVDLKHSKTEPLEVLFRDSKDELNTLFNELSLCNKVEPSVEDILQEFESYNFAKLEIFIKEEIKCKSLQEETIEEYFDYQCPEGSDLETKPEVYSSEEANYNPDFKESSSEDDRPLKKRKNPKAKSTKIKSPDSRPRGRPKIYSDGIYLPEPWSCDKCDFKTKYRLTIDRHKAVHEKRENRIYSCPDCKLVCKTKEELRSHHSSMHPQSLATKRAMCEVCGLSLKNSYSLKVHMERHGETAKYACEYCDYTSLTRLAFKSHLLFHKSDNLKKKCEVCGLSFRTASRLTRHMEQHRNERKYSCPQCSARFNTKNTLRNHTTRVHLAIRHPCEHCEKTFDQKIALRDHTERVHHIQSTFICDICVATFDSQGKLNIHQMRHGNPKPLECSVCLSIYTTQDTFDDHLCITYREDYMCCNKDLRNHAQYNRHMLIKHGIKTNMRVKPIPGVLLGQLRGARKRLEQCRKCDIAFPSRALKLQHLIECNRQPELKTGNSDVKIAY